One Microbacterium marinum genomic window carries:
- a CDS encoding serine/threonine-protein kinase — MPTSDDVPAEPLLDGRYRLGTLVGEGGMARVYRADDVSLGRTVAVKLIRPGLEGLAVPERARSEMTVLASLNHPSLVTLFDARLVPGQPEYLVMEFVDGPTLGRRIAAGPLSEDDVAAVAAELAEALHVVHAAGVVHRDLKPSNVLFAPASLPGARPRAKLADFGIAVLLDAARVTSPGTIIGTAAYLAPEQVRGADPAAPADVYALGLVLLEALTGTRAYPHADGVGAALARLNQPPTLPDTLSSPWRDLLARMLDDDPGRRPTAAEVAGAASALLAGVAASAGPVLPAAPATAPTLAYPDKPTDVLREPALAASAASGTAVTSASRRRWLPVALAAAAVALIVIVAVAVSGAGRTAAPGPAPSETVVTEPTDSNPAVTPEPAPTPTPLTEKERKEAEKAQKDAEKKAEQERKKDENKGRGKGSDD, encoded by the coding sequence ATGCCGACGTCCGACGACGTGCCCGCCGAGCCGCTGCTCGACGGTCGCTACCGGTTGGGGACGCTCGTCGGGGAAGGCGGAATGGCGCGCGTGTACCGCGCCGACGACGTGAGCCTCGGCCGCACGGTCGCGGTGAAACTCATCCGGCCCGGTCTCGAGGGACTCGCCGTGCCCGAGCGGGCGCGCAGCGAGATGACGGTGCTGGCCTCGCTCAACCACCCCTCGCTGGTGACCCTGTTCGATGCCCGACTGGTTCCCGGTCAGCCCGAGTACCTCGTGATGGAGTTCGTCGACGGGCCCACCCTGGGTCGCCGGATCGCGGCGGGTCCGCTGTCCGAGGACGACGTCGCCGCCGTCGCCGCCGAACTGGCCGAAGCGCTGCACGTCGTCCACGCGGCGGGGGTCGTCCACCGCGACCTCAAACCATCGAACGTGCTGTTCGCCCCGGCCTCCCTCCCCGGGGCCCGCCCGAGGGCGAAGCTGGCCGACTTCGGTATCGCCGTGCTGCTCGATGCCGCGCGGGTCACCTCTCCGGGCACGATCATCGGGACCGCGGCCTATCTCGCGCCCGAGCAGGTTCGGGGAGCGGACCCGGCGGCCCCCGCCGACGTGTACGCACTCGGTCTCGTGCTCCTGGAGGCGCTCACCGGGACCCGCGCCTATCCGCATGCCGACGGCGTCGGCGCCGCCCTCGCCCGGCTGAACCAACCTCCCACCCTCCCCGACACGCTGTCCTCACCGTGGCGCGACCTGCTCGCCCGCATGCTCGACGATGACCCGGGCCGGCGACCGACCGCCGCGGAGGTCGCGGGTGCGGCATCCGCTCTGCTGGCTGGGGTGGCAGCCAGTGCCGGGCCGGTGCTGCCCGCGGCGCCCGCGACGGCGCCGACCCTCGCCTACCCGGACAAGCCGACTGACGTGCTGCGGGAGCCGGCCCTCGCCGCGTCGGCGGCTTCCGGCACTGCGGTGACGTCGGCCTCGCGGCGGCGTTGGCTGCCGGTCGCCCTTGCTGCCGCCGCGGTGGCCCTCATCGTCATCGTCGCGGTGGCTGTGTCGGGCGCGGGGCGGACGGCTGCGCCGGGCCCGGCGCCGAGCGAGACGGTCGTCACCGAGCCCACCGACAGCAACCCGGCGGTGACGCCGGAACCCGCGCCGACACCGACGCCGCTCACCGAAAAGGAACGGAAAGAGGCCGAGAAGGCCCAGAAGGATGCCGAGAAGAAGGCGGAGCAAGAGCGGAAGAAGGACGAGAACAAAGGTCGGGGCAAGGGCAGCGACGACTGA